A single region of the Vicia villosa cultivar HV-30 ecotype Madison, WI unplaced genomic scaffold, Vvil1.0 ctg.000978F_1_1, whole genome shotgun sequence genome encodes:
- the LOC131632665 gene encoding uncharacterized protein LOC131632665, protein MDSTTTIVGRGSILEPPYFDGENCSEWKERMKIFIQSVDFKLWLVIKNGTKIEKSEDEYNDEDMKMMEQEAKAKHILFCALNPEDRKRVSCCNKAKEMWDELDKSSVNSTAVVSEIETDASAAELNNTPNLEFLKETSDDPKKNFLNLCVPIYKHAIKGNWPAAKRMIDKENKLKNAAITQGWHTLLHVAVGSNKTEFVKQLLKILDDNDLDLQDKHGITAFCFAVSAGNIEIVNLMLKRNSQLPIIRDQKGFTPIQYAAFIGKYKLTWHLYDKTIHSFEEKDWNVLFFGCFHTGIYDIALKMVRDKNTLAFARDTNQCTALHWLATNQMHLNSSCHGQEHDDNPIMTNPYRENQVYFQFVKFLWTAILDKYYYSEAELRKIINEPFQLIFYAARVGNYGFISELISCFASPC, encoded by the exons ATGGATTCAACCACGACCATCGTTGGAAGAGGATCCATTTTAGAGCCACCAtactttgatggtgaaaattgcAGTGAGTGGAAGGAGCGTATGAAGATATTCATACAATCTGTTGATTTCAAACTTTGGCTAGTGATAAAGAATGGAACAAAAATTGAGAAGTCTGAAGATGAGTACAATGATGAAGACATGAAGATGATGGAACAAGAagcaaaagctaaacatattttattttgtgCCTTAAACCCTGAAGATCGTAAAAGAGTTTCATGTTGCAATAAAGCAAAGGAAATGTGGGATGAGCTTGACAAGTCAAGTGTCAATTCTACAGCTGTAGTATCAGAAATAGAAACAGATGCATCAGCAGCAGAACTCAACAACACTCCTAACTTGGAGTTTttgaaagaaacaa GTGATGATCCAAAGAAAAATTTTCTCAACCTTTGTGTTCCCATTTACAAGCATGCTATAAAAGGAAACTGGCCAGCAGCCAAGCGAATGATAGACAAGGAAAACAAGCTGAAAAATGCTGCCATAACCCAAGGGTGGCATACGCTACTGCATGTTGCAGTAGGTTCAAACAAGACTGAATTTGTGAAGCAGCTATTGAAAATATTAGATGATAATGACTTGGATTTGCAAGATAAGCACGGCATCACTGCTTTCTGTTTTGCTGTTAGTGCTGGAAACATTGAGATTGTTAATTTAATGCTCAAAAGAAACTCGCAGTTACCCATAATAAGGGATCAAAAGGGATTTACTCCTATTCAGTATGCTGCTTTCATCGGAAAATACAAATTGACATGGCATCTATATGATAAAACTATACATTCTTTTGAAGAAAAGGATTGGAATGTATTGTTCTTTGGTTGTTTCCACACTGGAATCTATG ACATAGCCTTGAAAATGGTAAGAGATAAGAATACACTAGCTTTTGCACGCGATACAAATCAATGTACAGCTTTACATTGGTTGGCTACAAATCAAATGCATTTGAATTCTTCTTGTCATGGTCAAGAACATGATGATAATCCCATTATGACCAATcctt ATAGGGAGAATCAAGTGTATTTCCAATTCGTTAAATTTCTCTGGACCGCGATACTTGATAAATACTACTATTCGGAAGCGGAGTTAAGAAAAATCATAAATGAACCTTTCCAACTTATATTTTATGCTGCAAGAGTTGGAAATTATGGATTCATATCAGAGCTTATTAGCTGTTTTGCATCGCCATGCTAG
- the LOC131632670 gene encoding uncharacterized protein LOC131632670 → MPPEQIESINSENFTAQELFSKEHEKLREKGEEWMKKTAESCMLISTVIATGVFTAATSLPGGTNDDTGKPNYLSKTSFLVFAISDALALVSSSTAILIFLSILVSRYREYDFYKSLPLKLVFGLITLFISIASMMILYIQASIGGSYQRPVKT, encoded by the exons ATGCCGCCAGAACAAATAGAGAGCATAAACTCTGAAAACTTCACTGCACAAGAATTGTTCTCAAAAGAGCATGAAAAACTAAGGGAAAAGGGAGAGGAGTGGATGAAAAAAACGGCTGAGTCTTGCATGCTAATTTCAACTGTTATTGCTACTGGAGTTTTCACTGCTGCAACGAGTTTACCAGGAGGAACAAACGATGACACCGGAAAACCAAATTATTTATCTAAAACATCTTTTTTGGTGTTTGCAATATCAGATGCATTGGCACTTGTCTCATCTTCGACAGCAATATTGATCTTCTTGTCTATTCTTGTCTCACGTTATAGAGAGTATGATTTTTATAAATCATTGCCTCTAAAGCTAGTATTTGGATTGATCACATTGTTCATCTCCATTGCAAGCATGATG ATATTATACATTCAAGCCTCTATTGGAGGAAGCTATCAACGGCCGGTAAAAACATGA